A region of Solea solea chromosome 7, fSolSol10.1, whole genome shotgun sequence DNA encodes the following proteins:
- the LOC131462356 gene encoding protein Atg16l2-like isoform X3, giving the protein MAAVIVSPRSSEPSGRVLAAGGDTWKRHIVRQLKHRDRNQHAMFQDLINFYTQLLDKASLTKGILSSSTRQPCSDSNSISALLQQKNQLNKTTGELAYQVVELQQQIKIKECVLEEQQSSLQVARQRASSAFDARHGLRELVEQVQKENGALKMDYDALLERQREAESRLREEKFKEVHLLEDMIHQKRQAAARMNSRNERKTKAREANLQRELQSAAMSEITIDSVSAPNSRSTSPEKENPDVMTEQRHTRLFRSASATSVGILTSLRGLFEKKRRGHSVCSPDEDRIYPVGICMSARVPATALQVLEAHEESINTVRFSSSSDMVATGGTDKVIKLWDIQAGLLTHRATLDGSTEGITCVEFDPVGSRVLAASYDRSALLWRLDDSVPKLTLTGHTRKVTAARFRGLLHQVVTGSADGTIRVWDLHRAACVQVVEVSSYCSDLVCSENCIISGHYDSKIRVWDSRAVSCVQELPSQGKVTSLDLSCDHRQLLSCCRDNCLQLVDLRRWSERVCFRAEGFTCGSDSTKAVISPDGCFVVAGSADGAVYIWNASTGDLETRLPDKHRITAQMEENLMG; this is encoded by the exons ATGGCCGCTGTGATCGTCAGCCCCCGGTCGTCGGAGCCGAGCGGCCGGGTCCTGGCTGCGGGAGGAGACACCTGGAAGAGACACATCGTCCGTCAACTGAAACACCGAGACAGGAACCAGCATGCCATGTTTCAGGACCTGATCAACTTCT acaCTCAGTTGTTGGACAAGGCCAGTCTGACCAAAGGTATCCTGAGCTCCTCCACCAG acagCCCTGCTCTGACAGCAACtccatctctgctctgctgcagcagaaGAATCAGCTGAACAAAACTACAGGAGAG CTTGCCTATCAGgtggtggagctgcagcagcagattaaGATCAAGGAATGTGTTCTGGAGGAGCAACAATCCAG CCTGCAGGTAGCGCGGCAACGGGCTAGCAGTGCGTTTGATGCCCGTCACGGGCTGCGGGAGCTGGTCGAGCAGGTTCAGAAGGAGAATGGGGCATTGAAGATGGATTATGATGCCTTGCTGGAacgacagagagaggcagagtcaAGACTCAGGGAGGAGAAGTTCAAAGAGGTGCACCTGCTGGAGGACATGATTCACCAGAAACGACAGGCTGCCGCCCGTATGAACAGCCGCAACGAACGCAAGACCAA AGCTCGTGAAGCGAACCTGCAGAGGGAGCTACAGTCGGCCGCCATGTCAGAGATCACCATCGACAG TGTCAGCGCTCCGAACTCTAGGTCAACATCCCCAGAGAAGGAAAACCCGGACGTGATGAcagaacaaagacacacaagacTTTTCAG GTCGGCATCAGCTACCTCTGTGGGGATCCTCACCTCCCTAAGAGGACTGTTTGA AAAGAAGAGGCGGGGTCACTCAGTCTGCAGTCCGGACGAGGATCGGATTTATCCTGTAGGAATCTGTATGTCAGCCCGAGTTCCTGCCACAGCTCTGCAAGTACtg GAAGCCCATGAGGAAAGCATCAACACTGTGAGGTTCAGCTCCAGTTCAGACATGGTGGCTACCGGAGGAACTGACAAAGTCATTAAGCTGTGGGACATCCAAGCAG GCTTGCTGACACACAGAGCTACACTGGACGGCAGCACTGAGGGCATCACCTGTGTTGAGTTTGATCCAGTG GGTTCCAGGGTCCTCGCAGCATCCTATGATAGGTCTGCCTTGTTGTGGCGGCTAGATGACTCTGTTCCCAAG CTGACTCTGACAGGACATACCCGGAAGGTGACAGCAGCAAGGTTCCGCGGTTTACTTCATCAGGTGGTGACGGGAAGTGCAGACGGAACCATCAGAGTGTGGGACCTGCACAGAGCTGCCT gtgtgcagGTAGTTGAAGTGTCGTCATACTGTAGTGACCTCGTCTGTTCTGAGAACTGTATCATCAGTGGACACTACGACTCTAAGATCAGAGTCTGGGACTCCAG GGCGGTCAGCTGCGTCCAGGAGCTTCCCTCTCAGGGCAAAGTCACCTCCCTGGACCTGAGCTGCGACCATCGTCAGCTGCTGAGCTGTTGCCGTGACAACTGCCTCCAGCTGGTTGACCTGCGGAGGTGGAGCGAGCGAGTGTGCTTCAG agCTGAAGGGTTCACCTGCGGAAGCGATAGCACCAAGGCCGTCATcag tCCTGATGGCTGTTTTGTGGTGGCCGGATCAGCAGACGGCGCAGTTTACATCTGGAACGCCTCTACTGGAGACCTGGAGACACGCCTTCCCGATAAACACAG GATCACAGCTCAGATGGAGGAGAATCTGATGGGATGA
- the LOC131462356 gene encoding protein Atg16l2-like isoform X2: MAAVIVSPRSSEPSGRVLAAGGDTWKRHIVRQLKHRDRNQHAMFQDLINFYTQLLDKASLTKGILSSSTRQPCSDSNSISALLQQKNQLNKTTGELAYQVVELQQQIKIKECVLEEQQSSLQVARQRASSAFDARHGLRELVEQVQKENGALKMDYDALLERQREAESRLREEKFKEVHLLEDMIHQKRQAAARMNSRNERKTKAREANLQRELQSAAMSEITIDSVSAPNSRSTSPEKENPDVMTEQRHTRLFRKKRRGHSVCSPDEDRIYPVGICMSARVPATALQVLEAHEESINTVRFSSSSDMVATGGTDKVIKLWDIQAGLLTHRATLDGSTEGITCVEFDPVGSRVLAASYDRSALLWRLDDSVPKLTLTGHTRKVTAARFRGLLHQVVTGSADGTIRVWDLHRAACVQVVEVSSYCSDLVCSENCIISGHYDSKIRVWDSRAVSCVQELPSQGKVTSLDLSCDHRQLLSCCRDNCLQLVDLRRWSERVCFRAEGFTCGSDSTKAVISPDGCFVVAGSADGAVYIWNASTGDLETRLPDKHSSSISAVSWSLSGKYVVSVDKSRRAVLWSDF; this comes from the exons ATGGCCGCTGTGATCGTCAGCCCCCGGTCGTCGGAGCCGAGCGGCCGGGTCCTGGCTGCGGGAGGAGACACCTGGAAGAGACACATCGTCCGTCAACTGAAACACCGAGACAGGAACCAGCATGCCATGTTTCAGGACCTGATCAACTTCT acaCTCAGTTGTTGGACAAGGCCAGTCTGACCAAAGGTATCCTGAGCTCCTCCACCAG acagCCCTGCTCTGACAGCAACtccatctctgctctgctgcagcagaaGAATCAGCTGAACAAAACTACAGGAGAG CTTGCCTATCAGgtggtggagctgcagcagcagattaaGATCAAGGAATGTGTTCTGGAGGAGCAACAATCCAG CCTGCAGGTAGCGCGGCAACGGGCTAGCAGTGCGTTTGATGCCCGTCACGGGCTGCGGGAGCTGGTCGAGCAGGTTCAGAAGGAGAATGGGGCATTGAAGATGGATTATGATGCCTTGCTGGAacgacagagagaggcagagtcaAGACTCAGGGAGGAGAAGTTCAAAGAGGTGCACCTGCTGGAGGACATGATTCACCAGAAACGACAGGCTGCCGCCCGTATGAACAGCCGCAACGAACGCAAGACCAA AGCTCGTGAAGCGAACCTGCAGAGGGAGCTACAGTCGGCCGCCATGTCAGAGATCACCATCGACAG TGTCAGCGCTCCGAACTCTAGGTCAACATCCCCAGAGAAGGAAAACCCGGACGTGATGAcagaacaaagacacacaagacTTTTCAG AAAGAAGAGGCGGGGTCACTCAGTCTGCAGTCCGGACGAGGATCGGATTTATCCTGTAGGAATCTGTATGTCAGCCCGAGTTCCTGCCACAGCTCTGCAAGTACtg GAAGCCCATGAGGAAAGCATCAACACTGTGAGGTTCAGCTCCAGTTCAGACATGGTGGCTACCGGAGGAACTGACAAAGTCATTAAGCTGTGGGACATCCAAGCAG GCTTGCTGACACACAGAGCTACACTGGACGGCAGCACTGAGGGCATCACCTGTGTTGAGTTTGATCCAGTG GGTTCCAGGGTCCTCGCAGCATCCTATGATAGGTCTGCCTTGTTGTGGCGGCTAGATGACTCTGTTCCCAAG CTGACTCTGACAGGACATACCCGGAAGGTGACAGCAGCAAGGTTCCGCGGTTTACTTCATCAGGTGGTGACGGGAAGTGCAGACGGAACCATCAGAGTGTGGGACCTGCACAGAGCTGCCT gtgtgcagGTAGTTGAAGTGTCGTCATACTGTAGTGACCTCGTCTGTTCTGAGAACTGTATCATCAGTGGACACTACGACTCTAAGATCAGAGTCTGGGACTCCAG GGCGGTCAGCTGCGTCCAGGAGCTTCCCTCTCAGGGCAAAGTCACCTCCCTGGACCTGAGCTGCGACCATCGTCAGCTGCTGAGCTGTTGCCGTGACAACTGCCTCCAGCTGGTTGACCTGCGGAGGTGGAGCGAGCGAGTGTGCTTCAG agCTGAAGGGTTCACCTGCGGAAGCGATAGCACCAAGGCCGTCATcag tCCTGATGGCTGTTTTGTGGTGGCCGGATCAGCAGACGGCGCAGTTTACATCTGGAACGCCTCTACTGGAGACCTGGAGACACGCCTTCCCGATAAACACAG TTCGTCCATCAGTGCCGTGTCCTGGTCTCTGTCAGGCAAATACGTTGTCAGCGTGGACAAGAGTAGGCGGGCTGTCCTGTGGAGTGACTTCTGA
- the LOC131462356 gene encoding protein Atg16l2-like isoform X1, translating to MAAVIVSPRSSEPSGRVLAAGGDTWKRHIVRQLKHRDRNQHAMFQDLINFYTQLLDKASLTKGILSSSTRQPCSDSNSISALLQQKNQLNKTTGELAYQVVELQQQIKIKECVLEEQQSSLQVARQRASSAFDARHGLRELVEQVQKENGALKMDYDALLERQREAESRLREEKFKEVHLLEDMIHQKRQAAARMNSRNERKTKAREANLQRELQSAAMSEITIDSVSAPNSRSTSPEKENPDVMTEQRHTRLFRSASATSVGILTSLRGLFEKKRRGHSVCSPDEDRIYPVGICMSARVPATALQVLEAHEESINTVRFSSSSDMVATGGTDKVIKLWDIQAGLLTHRATLDGSTEGITCVEFDPVGSRVLAASYDRSALLWRLDDSVPKLTLTGHTRKVTAARFRGLLHQVVTGSADGTIRVWDLHRAACVQVVEVSSYCSDLVCSENCIISGHYDSKIRVWDSRAVSCVQELPSQGKVTSLDLSCDHRQLLSCCRDNCLQLVDLRRWSERVCFRAEGFTCGSDSTKAVISPDGCFVVAGSADGAVYIWNASTGDLETRLPDKHSSSISAVSWSLSGKYVVSVDKSRRAVLWSDF from the exons ATGGCCGCTGTGATCGTCAGCCCCCGGTCGTCGGAGCCGAGCGGCCGGGTCCTGGCTGCGGGAGGAGACACCTGGAAGAGACACATCGTCCGTCAACTGAAACACCGAGACAGGAACCAGCATGCCATGTTTCAGGACCTGATCAACTTCT acaCTCAGTTGTTGGACAAGGCCAGTCTGACCAAAGGTATCCTGAGCTCCTCCACCAG acagCCCTGCTCTGACAGCAACtccatctctgctctgctgcagcagaaGAATCAGCTGAACAAAACTACAGGAGAG CTTGCCTATCAGgtggtggagctgcagcagcagattaaGATCAAGGAATGTGTTCTGGAGGAGCAACAATCCAG CCTGCAGGTAGCGCGGCAACGGGCTAGCAGTGCGTTTGATGCCCGTCACGGGCTGCGGGAGCTGGTCGAGCAGGTTCAGAAGGAGAATGGGGCATTGAAGATGGATTATGATGCCTTGCTGGAacgacagagagaggcagagtcaAGACTCAGGGAGGAGAAGTTCAAAGAGGTGCACCTGCTGGAGGACATGATTCACCAGAAACGACAGGCTGCCGCCCGTATGAACAGCCGCAACGAACGCAAGACCAA AGCTCGTGAAGCGAACCTGCAGAGGGAGCTACAGTCGGCCGCCATGTCAGAGATCACCATCGACAG TGTCAGCGCTCCGAACTCTAGGTCAACATCCCCAGAGAAGGAAAACCCGGACGTGATGAcagaacaaagacacacaagacTTTTCAG GTCGGCATCAGCTACCTCTGTGGGGATCCTCACCTCCCTAAGAGGACTGTTTGA AAAGAAGAGGCGGGGTCACTCAGTCTGCAGTCCGGACGAGGATCGGATTTATCCTGTAGGAATCTGTATGTCAGCCCGAGTTCCTGCCACAGCTCTGCAAGTACtg GAAGCCCATGAGGAAAGCATCAACACTGTGAGGTTCAGCTCCAGTTCAGACATGGTGGCTACCGGAGGAACTGACAAAGTCATTAAGCTGTGGGACATCCAAGCAG GCTTGCTGACACACAGAGCTACACTGGACGGCAGCACTGAGGGCATCACCTGTGTTGAGTTTGATCCAGTG GGTTCCAGGGTCCTCGCAGCATCCTATGATAGGTCTGCCTTGTTGTGGCGGCTAGATGACTCTGTTCCCAAG CTGACTCTGACAGGACATACCCGGAAGGTGACAGCAGCAAGGTTCCGCGGTTTACTTCATCAGGTGGTGACGGGAAGTGCAGACGGAACCATCAGAGTGTGGGACCTGCACAGAGCTGCCT gtgtgcagGTAGTTGAAGTGTCGTCATACTGTAGTGACCTCGTCTGTTCTGAGAACTGTATCATCAGTGGACACTACGACTCTAAGATCAGAGTCTGGGACTCCAG GGCGGTCAGCTGCGTCCAGGAGCTTCCCTCTCAGGGCAAAGTCACCTCCCTGGACCTGAGCTGCGACCATCGTCAGCTGCTGAGCTGTTGCCGTGACAACTGCCTCCAGCTGGTTGACCTGCGGAGGTGGAGCGAGCGAGTGTGCTTCAG agCTGAAGGGTTCACCTGCGGAAGCGATAGCACCAAGGCCGTCATcag tCCTGATGGCTGTTTTGTGGTGGCCGGATCAGCAGACGGCGCAGTTTACATCTGGAACGCCTCTACTGGAGACCTGGAGACACGCCTTCCCGATAAACACAG TTCGTCCATCAGTGCCGTGTCCTGGTCTCTGTCAGGCAAATACGTTGTCAGCGTGGACAAGAGTAGGCGGGCTGTCCTGTGGAGTGACTTCTGA